Below is a window of Vibrio sp. SS-MA-C1-2 DNA.
GCATTGGAACGACAGTTGCGGGTGGTGTTGGTAATTGGTTTGGATTAGTTGACTTAAATTATACCTACACAAGTATTGATGCTATCGATGGAGATATCAAAACCTTTATCGTTGCACCAAGGGTGGGTTATCGTTGGGAGTTTGACGCTGGACGTGAATTAGGTCTCTTTGCTGGAGCAATGTACCAAGATGTTCAGCAACGTTTGACAGGAGATATAGCAAGCCTAGGACTCCCTGATGAGTTAATGAGTATCATTGGGGACGATGCCAGCTTTGATGTTGATCAGAGTAGTGATGAAGAATGGAATACCATTTTAGGTCTCCAATATAGCTTTAATCGCGATTGGAATATCTTAATGGAAGCGGGTTTTGGTCAACGACAAACTTATTTTCTCGCACTAAATCGACGGTTTTAAGTTATAGGTAATATTCTGATAAGGTAAAAAAGAATAATGGATTATTCAGACATAGTTAAGTTATTACAACTACTAAATAGTATGGGATTTTGGGATATTATTACCATTGCCTTAGCCTTATTTGCCGGTTGGTATTACTTATTTAGAAAAGCCAAGCTTCGAGATGTCTCGGTCCATATCACTTACTATATTGGTGCATCTAATCCATTATGGCCAAATGTGTTAAATTTTGAAGTAAGAAATTTAATGCATGTTCCTGTTGTTATCACTAATCCACTCTTTCATTTTTCAAATCATTTAAAAAGTGGCAATAATGCACACGGTAATACATCGACAGGAGATTATGAGATAAAGTTCAGGCCTATCGATTCTCAAGGTCATGTTATCAAAGGCAAGAGCTATACAACTTATTTATTAAATCATCGTGATTGCATGTTTGCTTACGTTCCGATTGACGATAATTTAAGTGAACGTGAATTTTTATCCATTAGTGAGTCGGTTAATCCGTCATGGTATCAACAAGTATTTAAAAGTTGGAAAACAAAACCATTGGGTTATTTACAATTTGATGCCGTTATTTTAGAAAAAGCGGAGCCTCGAGTGATCAAATTACGAGTTCCTGTTTTAATGCCAAAACGACACCCTTGTGATCCCCCTGTGGGTCGTGGTGCTATGCCAAAACAGGATAATGTCGATCCTAAAAATAGGTAATGCTGATTATTCTTTGAACTATTCTATTAAAGATGACGCTGGCACTTTTACTATCTCAATGCATCAAAACTAAACTCATAATTATTACCGCGATAAAAACTAATACCAACTTCAAAAGCGACATCATTATCAAAATAACCAATGACCTCTTCCTTAATTATGGGTGTTTTTTTTGATATATTTAATTCTTTTGCTATATGCTCGACTGGGTGAACAGCACTCATGACTTTTCGATTTCTGGCGATATGCAGACCAGTATACGCTTCAATTAATGCATATTTTGATTTCAATAAGTCATCAAACTGTAAGTTAGAAAAGAAATAAAATCTTCCCATTAATTTTTAGATGTCTACTTATTTTAAAATATTTGATAGTACAAAGAATAGGTCCTAACCTTTTAATGAAACGACACAGTAATTATTGTAATCCTACATTGAATATTAGGTGGAACCATGTATAAATTTCTTTTTGCTATTTTTATCTTATTAATCTCTGCTTGTTCTTCTCATTCATATGACCATCAGACTAACACATTTACCTCTAATTGTTTTTTTGACGATTTATCACCGGATGAAACTGGTTTGTCATTTCAAGTTAAAGGCAATGATGCTTATATCTCTGGTGTAATTTGTTCAGATTCTCTCGACGTTTATGAAGATTTAATCGAAGCTAACCCTCATATAAATCGTTTCATTTTTGTCAATGTCCCTGGCTCCATTGATGATGAAGTGAACCTAGCATTAAGTAAAGAAATAAGAAAACAAGGTATCAATTCACTGATGAAAAGTAATGGAATGGTTGCATCTGGAGGCACAGATCTTTTCTTAGCAGGAAATCAAAGAACAATTGAACAAGGCGCTTTAATTGGTATTCATGAATGGGCAAGCAATGATGATATAAGAGGGAGTAAGCTTTCTCGATCAGCTCCTCTTGATGCCAACCACCTTATGTACATTAATTATTATGCTTTTATCGGCCTAGACCAACCCGAAGAGTTTTACTTCTTTACTCTAGATTCAGCACCGGCGGATGATATTTATTATATGACAACAGAAGAAATTGAACAATTTGGTATTGCTAATGTAATCAATCAATAAACACTATTTTCGAAGAATATACTTAACTTATAATAAGTTTATCATTTAGTGAGAGTAGATATTAGATTTTTTACGTTTAACCTTAAGAAAGATGATTAAATTTCATAAGGTATCAATGTCATGTTTAAAATTAAATACTCAGCTATATTATTACTATTATTATCAGCTAACAGTTATTCTGTTACAACGACATATACTGACAGCGTGATAGTTCAAGGGTCTTTGTGTGCTGGTTCTAATAGTTGTGGTAGTAATGAAAATTTTGATTATGATACTTTACGAATTAAAGCTGATGATCCCATTTTACGTTTAAATGACACGTCTGCCTCTGCATCTTTTCCTTCAAATGATTGGGCTATCGGGGCAGTATCTGATGATTCAGCATCAAGTTCATCTGTATTCTACATTGAAGATGCCAGTGCTTCATCGAAAGTATTACAAATATCAACATCATCATCAGGAGGAGGGGTTGCTTTAGGCTCAGGATCTACCTTAGTTGATGGTGCAGTCTCTATTGGCTCAACCGGCGATGAACGACGAATCGTCAATGTTGCTGATGGAACCGCTGATAGTGATGCCGTAACAAAGTCACAATTAGATGCCGCTATAAGTTCTTTAACCTCACAGTTAAATACTTTAATCACTGAAGTTGATGGGTTATAGGTGTCGCATGAATAAAAACATATATAATATCTTGCCGCTTATATTCTTTTCTGGAAATGCGTTATCAACGGCTACTGTTCTCGATGATACTGTTATTGTTCAAGGTGAACTCTGTGTCGGCTATGATTGTTCTAATGGTATGGATTTCAATCAATCAGCACTCATGCTCTCAGAAAATAATGTCCGTTTGACTTTTTTTGATACCGATGTATCAACAGAACTTGGAAAAGTATGGTCCATAGAAGTCAATGATTCAATTAATAGTGGTAATGATTATTTACGGTTTATCACTCGTTCAGAAATAAAAAATACACCGTTATTAAGTGATGGAACTGCAAAAGAAATAATTTGTGATATACCTATCTCAATTGCTGATTATTATGCTGGAAATTATTATACAGATACTCTTATTCCAGCTGGTGAGCCTATTCAATCTATCGATTATAGTGTTGCTCCTATTTATTCAGCAGGAGATACAATGATTACCTACTCTTGTGATAGTGGTATCACAACAGAAAATGTATATAATTACCAATACTCAATGAAGCTCTCAACCGCATCGAATGGTGGTATATCATTTTCAAATGAAGAGTCTATCACTGATAATGTATTAACCATTGGTACATCAAGCCTAAAACAACAAATTAAAAACATTGCGAACGCCATAAACCTTCAAGACGTCGTTACCAAATCAGATTTGGACAGTGCAGTTTTAACTATTCAAAATCAAATTGACGACATTAGTAACAAGGTTAATGCTTACAAAGTCATTAAAGATTATGCATTGAGTCTAAGCTCTACAGAACCTGACTCTTCTACACAAATATTTGCGGTAAAAAGGGAACGATATTAAGGAATTATGATCAGATCATTAGAACTCACTTTTTTATGGTCTTAATATGTCACTTTTTAACACTGAACAATGGGCGGCTAATCATTTTGCAAATACAGAGCTAGGTGATAAACGCAGAACTGATAGACTTAAACAAGTCGCTTCTCAGTTAGCGTCTGCGGCTGGCAAGTCTCTCGCACGGACGTGCGAGGGAGATGAATCTAAATTAGAAGGAGCTTATCGCTTGATCCGGAATGAAAATGTCAGCGCGTCCGTCATTAGAGCCAATGGGTTTAATTGTACCGCTCAATTGGCCGCCGATGTCCCAGAAATACTGGCTCTAGAAGACACAACATCATTAAGCTATCGACACAGTGTTGCTCCTCAATTGGGCAAGCTCGGTAAGGAAACAGATACCTCTCGTGGTTGGTGGGTTCATTCTGTGATGTTGCTTGATAGTTCGACTTCAAAGACCTTGGGGTTAATACATCAAGACTGGTGGTGCCGACCAAATGACCCAAATGATGCTGACGAAAAAGAAAGTGGTAAATGGGCAGACGCTTCTCATTTTACTCGGCAGAGGCTTAAAACTCATATGTCACGTGTTATATCCGTCTGTGACAGAGAAGCAGACATAATGAGCTATCTCGCTGATAAACAATCACATGCCGAACGTTTTGTGGTTAGAGCTAAGCACTCAAGAAAACTCATTGATGAGAGCAAGCTATTTGCGCATATGGACAGTCAACCAATGACTGGCGGATATACCGTGGCTATACCTCAAAAAGGGATGAAAGATGCTCGCGGTAAGACGAAAAACAGAGTATCTCGCACAGCAAATTTAACGCTAAAAGCTAGCTCTGTCACCGTTAAGTTTAATGGGCAAGAGCACATTCTTAATGCGGTATATGCACAAGAGTCAGGAACGACACAAGAAAACGAGAAGCTCTCTTGGTTACTTTTGACGAGTGAGCCGATAGATACGCTAGAGCAACAGCTCCATATTATTGATATTTATACAACTCGATGGCGTATTGAGGACTTTCATAAAGCCTGGAAAACAGGTGCTGGTGTAGAAAGATTACGCATGACCTCCCCCGATAATTTAGAGCGAGCAGCCTCAATCCTAGCGTTTGTGGGCATTCGGTTGCTCCAACTTCGAGAAATTATGACTCTATCTTTGTACCTGCGAAAAAAAGGGAAGAGAGAAGAGGCTGAAGAACTAGAGAAGCAGAGTTGCCACCATGTATTAGAAAAAGATGAGTGGCGCATTTTAATGCAACACTACAAGCCCAGAGGACACAAAGGAAAAAATGCCCCGAGCTTGAAGTGGGCGTATCAATCCATAGCAAAACTTGGTGGTTTCACAGATACTAAAAGGACAGGAATGGCAAGTTGGACAACGATTTGGGAGGGTTGGGATAAGCTGCAATCGCAAGTTCAAGGCTACCGAGTGGCCAAGGCGATCTTTGAAGCGGAAGGATCGCTATGAGATCTGATCAAGAGACAGCTACAGAACCGAGTGTTTCTGACTATGGCTATATTGGTGTAATCGGCGTAACTAGCACGAATTTATCAACAATTAATGACCGAATTAGATCTGCAGGTTTTAATTCATCGACTGGAATATATCAATTAAGTTATAAAGTGAATACCGCTTTAAGTGAAGAGCGGATTTTAACTTACGCAAATAATGCACAAGAAACAGCACCTACCTATGATGACTATCAATACTTAAATTATACTATTTTGACTGAAGATGAAGCGAATATGTACAATCAAGTACTATCAAATTACAGCACCTCTCTGTCAACAATCTCAGATTTAAAATCTATTATTGATGCATATAATCAAGTCGCTATTGATATAAATGCGGGTTTAGTAAGTAGTAATTTAGTCAGTCACTTAAACCTAATGGGCTTTAGTTACGTTTCTAGTGATAATATTGCAACTATATTTGCTGATGTCCTAAGCAATAATATCACACCAGAAAATATTGATGGATTATATACAACCATTATAGCCAAAGAAGAGAATTTAATTACTCTTAAAATCAATGCCTATTCTCTTGATGATACGCAACCATCGCCTTCATCGGCAGAGTATACCTACTTAGGGTTTCCTGATCTGTCACAAGGTGACATTGATTTCAATAACTCATTATTTACTTCAAATTTAATAACTCTAACGACATTTGCTCAAATAAAGTCAACCGTCACTGCTCATAACCAACTTATCAATGCCATTAATACCAACACGGTTAATAATACATCAGTAAACGATATATCTTCTTTTGGCTTTACTTATATAGATAATGATAACGTGACTGAGCTAATTTCTTTATTGCATACCAATGATTATAGTAATGATGCATCAGGAGGGAACTTTCAGACGCTTTTTGACGATATAAAAACCTTTGAAAGATCGGTAGTGACCCAAATATTCCAAGACTACGCCAATGATGTCAGTGAAATAGCACCAACAATAACAGATTATCAATATTTAGGTTATAGTGAACTAACACAAGCTCAGGTTGATGTTTTCAATGTCAATCTTGCAGATGATCCCGTTGATTTCACAAATAAAATATTTATATTCAACACCGTAAAAAATGAATTAAACCAATTAATAATTTCCGGTTCAACAGTAAATAACCTGAATAGTTTAGGTTTTAATTTTATCAATGACGTAAATATTCAATATCTTTATGACCAATTTGAAGTATCTAACTCAACAATTGACAGTTTTATTAGCTTAAATCTATTTTTACAAGACTTTAATGCAGATATCACTGGCGTTACAAACTCATTAATAAACTTTGGAGATGGTAGTGGCTCCACTCCAACAATCAATGATTATCGTTATTTAGGCATCGATAATTTAGAACAAGGAGACATTGAAGATACCAATCAATTTATGGATACCTTTAATGTCAAATTTATTAATAGAGACCAGATCAAACAATTAGTAAATAGTTTTAAAGATATTAATGATGCTATTTCTACGGGAAATATCTCAAATGAGCTGATTGAATCCTTACATCTTCTTGGATTTTATAATATTAATGAAAGTAATGTTAATGGCATAATCCAAGAAATCATTTCAAATGAAGGTGCTTCACTAACTGTTCCAGAGTTATTAAACCAAATAGCCTCATTAAACTCAGAACAAGATGAAGCTGAGCTCGTTAGCTATCAAGCTATTGATGGCTACCTGCAATATGCTGCTGTGTATGTCGATAGAAACAATGATGGGGTAGCTGATTCAGATGAGTATTTTACTATAACTAATGAAGACGGCGGCTTTGAACTGTTATCTGACGATAGTGCATATGGTGTTCTGGTTAAAACTGTAGATGGTCAAACAATTGATTCTGACTATCCCGACACGGTTATTGATTATAACTTAGAGCTTTATGCGCAATCTGGTTTATCTGAAGTCACACCCTTTACCACACTCGCTTATTTATGTGATCTAACCTTCTCAGAACTCGCCGATCAACTTGATTTACCTATTGAAACAATTAATGGTGATTATGTCTCTGAAGCTAATACAGATATTAGTACTAGTGATCAGTTCAAAGCAGCTGTGATTGGACGATCCTTGCGATTTCTATTTGAGGAAGAACTCAGTCAGAATCACTGCGAAACCTTGAGTGATAATGTTGATTTACTGGTTAATGCTGTTGATAACTACTCTGGAACAACAGATTTAAGAACACTCGTTCTTGAGTATGATGGTACTACCTTTGTTGAATCTGAGATTGCTGCCAATTACGAAATCACATCTAACTCAGACAATAGTAATAAATCTGGTGGTAGTGTGAACATACTATTCTTAGTTTTATTATTTAGCCATGTACTATTCAGAGTTAGAACTAAATATAGTAAGCGTTCTTGCGTTTGAATAGAATAGCCAATAAATAATTAGTCCTGTTCATCTGGAACTATAGGACTAAATTGTAATATCAGCATGCGTACTTAAACAAGCCGAACACACTAACTTACACCGTAGTGATGTTCGGCTCTGTATCTCTATAGCGGTTTTTAGTTAATTTTAATTACTTAGTAAGGGCAACTAAAGTTAATATTTGCTAAGTTATCGTTGTCATTATTTCAATGTAATATTCTTTAATGCATTAAATAATGCTAATTTATCCGATTCTTTTAAATACTTTACGTTAATCGTCTCTTCAAATTGAGTCCAATCTTGCTCATCAATTTTATGCCCAGATTGAAGATAGCCGGCTGTTTCTTGATTAATCTTATTTCCTAACATTAATAGTGCTGGACGTACTTCTGTTTTTAAGTCTCTTGGTGTGTGCTTTAATGGTTGGCTCAGTAAATCGGCTCTATAACGATATTGAATCGCTTTCGCTGCTGAAATCTGTGCGGCAAAAAAGTCTTTTACACTATCCTTATTTAAGCCGCTATGTTGTGCAGACTCACTGGCCTTCTCTATAACAACACTTTCTCGCGCACGATCCTCTATCGCAATATTATGTTGGGTTTTATAAGCCCCGACATCTTCCATATAACTTAATCGTTCGTTAATAGTTTTAAATAAATCCAAAGGTTCAGCATCTTGTGCCATTGATGAAAAAGAAACTAACGTTATTAATAGTAATACTAGTTTTCTCATAATATTGTACTCACTCCATGAATAAAAAAATAGAATCAATAGAATAATGATATTCAAACCAATGTAAACAACTTGCGCAGCATAACCCTAACAATTGGCACATTATATTTACACCAATAAGATTGGAGAATATTAAATGTGCAACTGGAATAGTATGGGCGACTAATCGATAAATAGTGCCCAACAAATATTAATGTACTATATTATTGAGATTAGCAGGCGATAGCATGGTCAGGTTAATATATTGATTTATATGTTAAAATTAGCAGTTACGTTCTGATTCATTGGGTATTAAATCGTCATTCTATCGATCTGGTCTAACGTTGCGGTAATATCTAATAATCTGTTCATCGATATCCACTTTTGCTTTAAAAAATGATGCATAACCAAGTTCAGGCATCCATTCACTTTTATAACGTCGAAAAAACCTCGACATTGGATTATTATACTAAGAGTTTTCTTTCCTCAATAAACTTTGTTTCATTTTAAAT
It encodes the following:
- a CDS encoding IS66 family transposase, with amino-acid sequence MDYSDIVKLLQLLNSMGFWDIITIALALFAGWYYLFRKAKLRDVSVHITYYIGASNPLWPNVLNFEVRNLMHVPVVITNPLFHFSNHLKSGNNAHGNTSTGDYEIKFRPIDSQGHVIKGKSYTTYLLNHRDCMFAYVPIDDNLSEREFLSISESVNPSWYQQVFKSWKTKPLGYLQFDAVILEKAEPRVIKLRVPVLMPKRHPCDPPVGRGAMPKQDNVDPKNR
- a CDS encoding UTRA domain-containing protein: MGRFYFFSNLQFDDLLKSKYALIEAYTGLHIARNRKVMSAVHPVEHIAKELNISKKTPIIKEEVIGYFDNDVAFEVGISFYRGNNYEFSFDALR
- a CDS encoding alpha/beta hydrolase, coding for MYKFLFAIFILLISACSSHSYDHQTNTFTSNCFFDDLSPDETGLSFQVKGNDAYISGVICSDSLDVYEDLIEANPHINRFIFVNVPGSIDDEVNLALSKEIRKQGINSLMKSNGMVASGGTDLFLAGNQRTIEQGALIGIHEWASNDDIRGSKLSRSAPLDANHLMYINYYAFIGLDQPEEFYFFTLDSAPADDIYYMTTEEIEQFGIANVINQ
- a CDS encoding IS4 family transposase produces the protein MSLFNTEQWAANHFANTELGDKRRTDRLKQVASQLASAAGKSLARTCEGDESKLEGAYRLIRNENVSASVIRANGFNCTAQLAADVPEILALEDTTSLSYRHSVAPQLGKLGKETDTSRGWWVHSVMLLDSSTSKTLGLIHQDWWCRPNDPNDADEKESGKWADASHFTRQRLKTHMSRVISVCDREADIMSYLADKQSHAERFVVRAKHSRKLIDESKLFAHMDSQPMTGGYTVAIPQKGMKDARGKTKNRVSRTANLTLKASSVTVKFNGQEHILNAVYAQESGTTQENEKLSWLLLTSEPIDTLEQQLHIIDIYTTRWRIEDFHKAWKTGAGVERLRMTSPDNLERAASILAFVGIRLLQLREIMTLSLYLRKKGKREEAEELEKQSCHHVLEKDEWRILMQHYKPRGHKGKNAPSLKWAYQSIAKLGGFTDTKRTGMASWTTIWEGWDKLQSQVQGYRVAKAIFEAEGSL
- a CDS encoding chorismate mutase, whose product is MRKLVLLLITLVSFSSMAQDAEPLDLFKTINERLSYMEDVGAYKTQHNIAIEDRARESVVIEKASESAQHSGLNKDSVKDFFAAQISAAKAIQYRYRADLLSQPLKHTPRDLKTEVRPALLMLGNKINQETAGYLQSGHKIDEQDWTQFEETINVKYLKESDKLALFNALKNITLK